One region of Natronorubrum aibiense genomic DNA includes:
- a CDS encoding flippase, whose amino-acid sequence MSSDKSSLRVVTNGAVIFFLGKGVSNATQFLLQLLLTRTVGAASFGVYSYAMTILSVVGVFARLGVTESIMRFVPEFEDDKKAQGRYVTIAFCTSIVGSLLASLILFHQADNISAYTLDNPVFADVLRIFAILLPFQVLTQAIYNTFRAFEDAKYQIFIRDVLVPILNILSIGIALFLGATIIGASAAVAFAGLLAAVISLVLLAQKINIDINVNTDRNEIYTYYNFSVPLTLTAAGSLLYTNVDRLMVGYFLGDVEVGIYAISIGLATATGLALTGINQLFPPIASKLHTQGERKELNNVFQTVTRWSFTICLLPAVLLYVYRFEVLALFGPEFTAGSLVLSLFVVAQVTRSAVGPSGYMLMMSGHQYVVLFNRWFLGVSNVVANYILIIRYGFIGAAIASALTLAVVNLFRLIEIWLLEGYNPYTPKVIKPIAAGLVAYSLSMLVRTGLSSNGLSGIVLIIFGCVIGAIVYTAIIFSLGIDNKDRKIYNELKG is encoded by the coding sequence GTGAGTTCCGATAAGTCGTCCCTCAGAGTAGTTACAAATGGAGCAGTAATCTTTTTCCTCGGAAAAGGAGTATCAAACGCAACACAATTTCTCCTACAGTTGTTACTTACACGGACAGTCGGTGCAGCATCATTTGGAGTGTATTCGTATGCTATGACAATCTTGTCAGTCGTGGGTGTATTTGCCCGTCTTGGCGTTACGGAATCTATTATGCGGTTTGTTCCCGAATTCGAAGATGACAAAAAGGCTCAAGGAAGATATGTGACAATCGCGTTTTGCACATCAATTGTCGGGAGTCTCCTGGCATCTCTGATCCTGTTTCATCAAGCGGATAACATTAGCGCGTATACTTTGGACAACCCAGTGTTTGCAGATGTTCTACGAATATTTGCTATTCTACTCCCATTTCAGGTACTCACGCAGGCAATATATAACACATTTCGAGCTTTTGAAGACGCAAAGTACCAGATATTTATCCGTGATGTTCTCGTACCGATCCTGAACATATTGTCGATCGGCATAGCACTATTTTTGGGCGCAACAATTATTGGAGCGAGTGCAGCGGTTGCGTTTGCAGGCCTGCTCGCAGCCGTGATTTCCCTTGTTCTATTGGCTCAAAAGATCAATATTGATATCAATGTCAATACTGATCGTAACGAGATATACACTTATTACAATTTTTCAGTTCCATTAACACTCACCGCTGCTGGATCGCTCTTATACACAAATGTTGATCGACTAATGGTTGGGTACTTTTTAGGGGACGTCGAGGTCGGAATCTACGCTATTTCGATTGGACTGGCAACTGCAACAGGACTCGCACTCACAGGCATTAATCAACTATTCCCGCCTATCGCATCAAAGCTACATACACAAGGTGAGCGCAAGGAGTTGAATAATGTCTTTCAAACAGTCACCAGGTGGAGTTTTACAATATGTTTGCTTCCGGCGGTATTATTGTATGTATATCGATTCGAGGTTTTGGCCTTATTTGGACCAGAATTCACTGCAGGATCACTAGTGCTTTCATTATTCGTAGTAGCACAGGTCACTCGTAGTGCAGTTGGTCCAAGCGGATACATGCTCATGATGAGTGGACATCAATATGTGGTACTATTCAATCGTTGGTTCCTCGGTGTCTCAAATGTGGTCGCAAACTACATTTTGATTATTAGATATGGATTCATCGGTGCTGCGATTGCATCAGCCTTAACACTAGCTGTTGTCAACCTATTTCGCTTAATAGAAATTTGGTTACTCGAAGGATATAACCCCTATACACCTAAGGTTATAAAACCGATTGCTGCTGGTCTTGTCGCTTATTCATTATCCATGTTAGTCCGGACAGGATTATCTAGTAATGGCCTATCAGGAATAGTACTGATCATATTTGGTTGTGTGATCGGGGCTATCGTATATACAGCTATTATCTTTTCACTAGGGATAGACAACAAAGACCGCAAAATCTATAATGAATTGAAGGGTTGA
- a CDS encoding winged-helix domain-containing protein, giving the protein MSLKDGLILEFLEEHDLELPAKPLYRNLNRHGHEIGYSTVRQRLRELEKYGLIEKVDDAGYYQVSSKGQAYLEGKLELSDLEQGS; this is encoded by the coding sequence ATGTCACTAAAAGACGGTCTCATCCTCGAGTTCCTCGAGGAACACGACCTCGAACTCCCAGCAAAGCCACTCTATCGGAATCTGAACCGACACGGCCACGAGATCGGATACTCGACAGTTCGGCAACGGCTTCGTGAACTCGAGAAATACGGCTTAATTGAGAAGGTCGATGATGCGGGGTACTATCAGGTGAGTTCAAAGGGGCAAGCGTATCTCGAAGGAAAACTCGAGTTGAGTGACTTAGAGCAAGGCAGTTGA
- the aglF gene encoding UTP--glucose-1-phosphate uridylyltransferase AglF — translation MKAVVLAAGEGTRLRPLTEDKPKGMVEVDGKPILTHCLDQLVDLGADEFVLVVGYLKEVIIDHYGDEYEGVPITYCHQREQKGLAHALLTVEEHIDDDFMLILGDNIFQANLEDVVRRQAEERADAAFLVEEVPWDEASRYGVCDTNKYGEITDVVEKPEEPPSNLVMTGFYTFTPAIFNACHLVQPSNRGEYEISEAIDLLIQSGRTIDAIGLDGWRIDVGYPEDRDEAERRLQASDGKLPKQ, via the coding sequence ATGAAAGCAGTTGTACTCGCTGCAGGAGAAGGAACACGTCTTCGACCCCTGACGGAAGACAAGCCTAAGGGAATGGTCGAAGTCGATGGGAAACCTATTCTAACCCACTGTCTCGACCAGCTTGTCGATCTCGGTGCAGATGAGTTTGTCCTCGTCGTGGGCTATCTGAAAGAAGTAATTATCGACCACTACGGCGATGAGTACGAGGGCGTCCCGATCACGTACTGCCACCAGCGCGAACAGAAGGGACTCGCCCACGCGCTGTTGACCGTCGAGGAACACATCGATGACGACTTCATGTTGATTCTCGGCGACAACATCTTCCAGGCGAACCTCGAGGACGTCGTCCGCCGTCAGGCAGAAGAGCGTGCGGATGCCGCATTCCTCGTCGAAGAGGTGCCATGGGACGAGGCGTCGCGGTACGGGGTCTGTGATACGAACAAGTACGGCGAGATCACGGATGTCGTTGAGAAACCCGAGGAGCCGCCGTCGAATCTCGTCATGACCGGTTTCTACACGTTTACGCCAGCAATCTTCAACGCTTGCCATCTCGTTCAGCCCTCCAATCGCGGCGAGTACGAAATCAGTGAAGCGATCGACCTGTTGATACAGAGTGGGCGGACGATCGACGCAATCGGCCTCGACGGCTGGCGGATCGACGTCGGCTACCCTGAGGACCGCGACGAAGCCGAACGCCGGCTACAGGCCAGCGATGGAAAGTTGCCGAAGCAGTGA
- a CDS encoding PRC-barrel domain-containing protein — protein sequence MDDLLVSDLQNKSVVGIDGTEVGIVHNITMHVKSGTLNHLVVDPQGHFSSQSTGFETTDDNRLLVPINCIQVIKEHIIVSD from the coding sequence ATGGATGATCTGCTCGTAAGCGATCTTCAAAACAAATCCGTCGTAGGCATCGACGGCACCGAGGTCGGGATTGTACACAACATCACGATGCACGTCAAATCGGGCACGCTCAACCATCTCGTCGTTGACCCCCAAGGGCACTTCTCGAGTCAGTCAACAGGCTTCGAAACGACCGACGACAACCGACTTCTTGTTCCCATCAACTGCATCCAAGTGATCAAGGAGCATATCATTGTCAGTGACTGA
- a CDS encoding HNH endonuclease — translation MTAHNQSNTTTDCKTCPHCGNEFSGEKGLRIHMAATHDEETIETVRCNWCGSPIEVREWKTDQNHYCTRSCGVAWTTYLKIGDRHPNYIDGASRGREFHWVAMAVRSRDGECVRCGRERSSKDGRALHVHHIVPEKEAEDPHDPQNLLSVCGGCHRTLEKLAPKEQLRECDIDSLEQLRLRGEAAEWVSKYREQIEVFASAPDPWPGMFAEAQKHLSKRSE, via the coding sequence ATGACAGCACACAATCAGAGTAACACAACTACCGATTGTAAGACGTGCCCGCACTGTGGAAATGAGTTCAGTGGCGAAAAAGGACTCCGAATACACATGGCGGCCACACACGACGAAGAAACAATAGAAACGGTTCGGTGTAACTGGTGTGGTTCACCGATAGAAGTACGTGAGTGGAAGACGGACCAAAATCACTACTGCACCCGGTCATGTGGTGTGGCCTGGACCACATACTTAAAAATCGGCGACCGGCATCCGAACTACATAGATGGGGCGTCACGCGGACGGGAGTTTCATTGGGTTGCTATGGCTGTTCGTTCTCGAGACGGGGAATGTGTCCGTTGTGGACGGGAAAGAAGTTCAAAAGATGGACGCGCATTACACGTCCATCATATCGTTCCTGAAAAAGAGGCAGAGGATCCTCACGATCCACAGAATCTCTTATCCGTCTGTGGAGGTTGCCATCGAACGTTGGAGAAGCTGGCACCGAAAGAGCAATTGAGAGAGTGTGATATCGACTCGCTTGAACAGTTGCGATTGCGTGGAGAGGCTGCTGAGTGGGTCTCAAAATACCGAGAGCAAATTGAGGTATTCGCGTCCGCACCAGATCCGTGGCCAGGAATGTTTGCCGAGGCACAAAAGCATCTTAGCAAGCGTTCAGAGTAG
- a CDS encoding sulfatase-like hydrolase/transferase, with the protein MGQPNVLLVVLDSVRAKNTSLHNYPIKTTPNIDAFAEKATYYEQARAPGIHSIASHASIFSGYEVEEHKLFEHEAKLDDDASIWPELVEDYNYSTGLFTPNVVVSEASNLADHFQYTAGPKRLTHPETGLTLRDFEGEVSTKEFIKEAIRHEKPIRSLTNGLSYKLRNYNSQSHNPEAEQAEVYLSEFFNWNDRQDGPWAACINLMDAHYPYVAQPEFRLYDDKKLRSLLDYFEGAMSQQVLSDGSWWALATLEYLYDECIRQVDAAVKSLINELKRRNQYDNTLIVVTSDHGEAFGEYSQVSPSVRLCDHSWGIHEVQTHVPLVVKHPNQTEGKQIQKPASLVEFPNVIRQTLTNKETPSFVPESESVLSSTYRVPESDGLLPSNVEKSNYIGPWRAVYKECESGIVKQATHGDDGATIHINTAQESCVESRTYPTEVDEIFSTLTDARVNIGSKQTDSDVEEHLEALGYMR; encoded by the coding sequence ATGGGCCAGCCAAATGTTTTACTTGTCGTTCTAGACAGTGTTAGGGCAAAAAACACGAGTCTACATAACTACCCAATTAAGACGACACCCAATATTGACGCATTTGCAGAGAAGGCAACTTACTATGAGCAGGCCCGCGCACCAGGGATCCACAGTATTGCGAGTCATGCCAGCATCTTTTCTGGCTACGAAGTAGAAGAGCACAAACTGTTTGAACATGAAGCAAAGCTAGATGATGATGCAAGTATCTGGCCAGAACTAGTTGAAGATTACAACTATTCAACGGGACTATTCACACCAAATGTTGTTGTTTCGGAAGCGTCAAATCTAGCAGATCACTTTCAGTATACAGCTGGTCCAAAAAGATTGACACATCCGGAAACAGGATTGACATTGAGGGATTTTGAAGGAGAGGTCTCCACAAAGGAATTTATTAAAGAGGCAATCAGGCATGAAAAACCCATACGATCTTTAACCAACGGTCTAAGTTACAAATTAAGAAATTACAATTCACAGTCACACAATCCAGAAGCTGAACAGGCGGAAGTGTATTTGTCAGAATTCTTCAATTGGAACGACCGACAAGACGGCCCGTGGGCGGCGTGCATCAATCTAATGGATGCCCACTATCCATACGTTGCACAACCGGAATTTAGACTATATGATGACAAGAAACTACGAAGTCTTTTAGATTACTTTGAGGGGGCAATGTCCCAACAAGTCTTATCGGATGGTAGCTGGTGGGCGCTTGCCACACTTGAATATCTCTACGATGAGTGTATCAGGCAGGTTGACGCTGCGGTCAAGTCACTGATCAATGAGCTAAAACGGCGGAATCAGTACGACAACACGCTTATTGTAGTGACAAGTGACCACGGAGAAGCATTTGGTGAGTACAGCCAAGTGTCTCCATCGGTACGCCTCTGTGACCACAGTTGGGGAATTCACGAGGTACAAACACACGTGCCGCTTGTGGTGAAGCATCCCAATCAAACCGAAGGTAAACAGATACAGAAACCCGCATCACTTGTGGAGTTTCCAAACGTGATCCGTCAAACTCTTACTAACAAGGAAACACCGTCATTTGTTCCAGAATCTGAAAGTGTGCTTTCATCCACCTATCGTGTTCCCGAATCTGACGGATTACTACCAAGCAACGTCGAAAAATCCAACTATATTGGCCCCTGGAGAGCGGTCTATAAAGAATGTGAGTCAGGTATCGTAAAACAAGCAACACACGGGGATGACGGTGCGACAATCCACATTAACACTGCTCAGGAATCGTGCGTCGAATCCCGAACATATCCCACAGAAGTGGATGAGATTTTCTCCACTCTTACTGATGCAAGGGTGAATATAGGGAGCAAACAAACAGATTCTGATGTAGAGGAGCACTTGGAAGCATTAGGATACATGAGATGA
- a CDS encoding type IV pilin, translated as MALEISLLTVCGCVKIQIQTMDLTKYRSKLIGSDDERAVSPVIGVILMVAITVILAAVIAAFVLDLGDSMGDTTPTLSGETTTNSDWDATDTSEESLFHVSHQTGDSFSAEDMRVVLRGEDGEQLASFDTDSDWADVSDNSHLSSSDTVWVEVDGQSANDINSEEFGGGTTVTVGVGASNADSSDVVQGDGSGNLDGVEHGEMTVQIIHTPTDTTVVDHTNEIPDNS; from the coding sequence GTGGCACTCGAAATAAGCCTTCTCACCGTTTGCGGGTGCGTGAAAATACAAATTCAAACTATGGACCTTACAAAATATCGAAGTAAGCTGATCGGCAGCGACGACGAGCGGGCTGTATCGCCCGTTATTGGTGTCATTCTCATGGTTGCAATAACAGTTATTCTTGCAGCTGTGATTGCGGCGTTCGTGCTGGATCTAGGTGACAGTATGGGAGATACTACTCCTACGTTGAGCGGGGAGACGACTACGAATTCAGATTGGGATGCGACAGATACTAGTGAGGAATCCTTATTTCACGTTTCTCACCAAACAGGAGATAGTTTCTCTGCTGAAGACATGCGAGTTGTCTTGCGGGGAGAAGATGGAGAACAATTAGCATCGTTCGACACTGATAGCGATTGGGCAGACGTCAGTGATAACAGCCATCTATCCAGTAGTGATACTGTTTGGGTGGAAGTTGACGGACAGTCGGCAAATGACATAAACAGTGAAGAGTTTGGAGGCGGCACGACTGTTACAGTCGGAGTTGGAGCTAGTAACGCTGACAGTAGTGACGTTGTTCAGGGAGATGGCTCGGGCAATCTCGACGGCGTCGAGCATGGGGAAATGACGGTCCAAATCATCCATACCCCGACCGACACAACCGTTGTAGACCATACTAACGAGATACCTGATAATAGCTAA